One Amaranthus tricolor cultivar Red isolate AtriRed21 chromosome 10, ASM2621246v1, whole genome shotgun sequence genomic window carries:
- the LOC130824890 gene encoding uncharacterized protein LOC130824890 gives MPSPNMKYFEKSEISIRPYKLSDVDDFMQWACDSQVLKYSLLQFQISPNSSKEHVIKYFQDNVLSHPYYKAICLHNRAIGSVVLDRQPGKFGLDKGRAQLSYALGSQYWGHGITTTAVRKTVLAAFKELHNLVRIQAFVEIPNKGSEKVLQKVGFVKEGVLRNYAMIVDGEGMDLNVYSILPSDIFLSDGS, from the exons ATGCCTTCTCCAAATATGAAGTATTTTGAGAAGTCAGAAATTTCAATCAGACCATACAAACTATCAGATGTAGATGATTTTATGCAATGGGCATGTGATTCACAAGTCCTTAAATACAGCCTTTTACAATTCCAAATAAGTCCAAACTCTTCTAAAGAACACGTTATTAAATACTTTCAAGACAATGTTTTATCCCATCCTTATTATAAGGCTATCTGTCTGCACAACCGTGCCATTGGCTCGGTCGTGCTCGACAGACAACCAGGCAAGTTCGGTCTTGATAAGGGTCGAGCACAATTGTCTTATGCTCTAGGGAGCCAGTATTGGGGCCATGGTATAACTACTACAGCAGTTAGAAAGACTGTTTTAGCTGCCTTTAAAGAGCTTCATAATCTAGTTAGGATTCAAGCTTTTGTTGAAATTCCAAATAAGGGTTCTGAGAAGGTGCTACAAAAGGTGGGTTTTGTAAAGGAAGGTGTTCTAAGAAATTATGCTATGATTGTTGATGGAGAGGGTATGGATCTTAATGTGTATAGCATCCTACCTTCTGATATT tttttgtCCGATGGATCTtag